A genomic stretch from Deinococcus radiotolerans includes:
- a CDS encoding glucodextranase DOMON-like domain-containing protein, which yields MLALLASQTQLTDPSGDARGDGGYVLPTRPAFTPDMLDLRALDVRGTPQGMQFTVTYGQMGNPWNAPGGFSAGVTDIYVKGALGGQTKLGDSGLRTSGGGWQYHLRVSPSGSTLTEVNTQGEERPLAAPTVTVSGTQLVVATALPDGPYGYWVMNSVYSPLTSDGVLRPTTSSGPTALQAGRADAPVPVDVMAASGDQQAYTRGTLAPVGETRDLLGLGLLTLGVVGALLTVIATVFVWRRLSSRTA from the coding sequence GTGCTGGCCCTGCTCGCCTCCCAGACTCAACTCACCGACCCGTCCGGCGACGCCCGCGGGGACGGCGGGTACGTCCTGCCCACCCGCCCCGCCTTCACCCCGGACATGCTGGACCTGCGCGCGCTGGACGTCCGCGGCACGCCCCAGGGCATGCAGTTCACCGTCACATACGGCCAGATGGGCAACCCCTGGAACGCGCCCGGCGGCTTCAGCGCAGGCGTCACGGACATCTACGTGAAAGGCGCGCTGGGCGGCCAGACGAAACTGGGGGACAGCGGCCTGCGCACCAGCGGCGGCGGCTGGCAGTACCACCTGCGCGTGTCCCCCAGCGGCAGCACCCTGACCGAGGTGAACACGCAGGGCGAGGAGCGGCCCCTGGCCGCCCCGACCGTGACCGTGTCCGGCACGCAACTGGTGGTGGCCACCGCGCTGCCTGACGGCCCGTACGGGTACTGGGTGATGAACAGCGTGTACTCCCCCCTGACCAGCGACGGCGTGCTGCGCCCCACCACCAGTTCAGGTCCGACGGCGCTCCAGGCGGGCCGCGCGGACGCGCCGGTGCCCGTGGACGTCATGGCGGCCAGTGGCGACCAGCAGGCCTACACGCGCGGCACGCTCGCCCCGGTGGGGGAGACCCGTGACCTGCTGGGCCTCGGTCTGCTCACGCTGGGCGTCGTGGGCGCGCTGCTCACCGTGATCGCCACCGTGTTCGTCTGGCGCCGCCTGAGCTCCCGCACAGCGTGA
- a CDS encoding GNAT family N-acetyltransferase codes for MSRSLAYFTDVALRRQEGSAVQRGPTCTVVRSPANPTFWWGNFLLMPALPAPGDLSAWAAAFTREHPHAAHRVFGVDVPGPALSGPAADEFRAAGYDVRADTVLTAARTHPPRRLNRDATMRVLDTDADWDSALALREAVNAADPHGHEPHGYREFATRKLAAYRAAQAAGHGAMLGAFDDHGQMLSGLGIFDAGDGVARYQNVETHPDARSRGLAGTLVHHAGEWARERLGSRTLVIVADPDYHAQRLYESVGFTPTEVQVALERRPAE; via the coding sequence ATGTCCCGTTCCCTCGCGTACTTCACGGACGTCGCGCTGCGCCGCCAGGAGGGCAGCGCCGTGCAGCGCGGCCCCACCTGCACGGTCGTCCGGTCGCCCGCCAACCCCACCTTCTGGTGGGGGAACTTTCTGCTGATGCCCGCACTGCCCGCCCCCGGTGACCTTTCAGCCTGGGCGGCGGCCTTCACGCGCGAGCACCCGCACGCCGCGCACCGGGTCTTCGGTGTGGACGTGCCCGGACCCGCCCTGAGCGGCCCGGCCGCTGATGAGTTCAGGGCCGCCGGGTACGACGTGCGGGCCGACACGGTCCTGACCGCCGCGCGGACCCACCCGCCCCGCCGCCTGAACCGCGACGCGACAATGCGCGTGCTGGACACAGACGCTGATTGGGACAGTGCCCTGGCCCTGCGTGAGGCGGTCAATGCCGCCGATCCGCACGGGCACGAGCCGCATGGCTACCGCGAATTCGCCACGCGTAAGCTGGCCGCGTACCGCGCCGCGCAGGCCGCCGGGCACGGGGCAATGCTCGGTGCGTTCGATGACCACGGGCAGATGTTGTCAGGCCTGGGGATCTTCGACGCGGGGGACGGGGTGGCCCGCTACCAGAATGTCGAGACGCACCCGGACGCCCGCTCACGCGGCCTGGCGGGCACCCTGGTCCACCACGCGGGGGAGTGGGCCCGGGAGCGGCTGGGGAGCCGCACGCTGGTCATCGTGGCTGACCCGGACTACCACGCGCAGCGCCTGTACGAGAGCGTGGGGTTCACGCCCACTGAGGTGCAGGTCGCCCTGGAAAGGCGCCCGGCAGAGTGA
- the proB gene encoding glutamate 5-kinase: MRVVLKLGTSVLTAGTDRLHRPRLVDLIRTLAAAREAGHEVVLVTSGAVLAGWEALGFPPRDRTLAEKQLLAAVGQGRLMHTYAQLADLYGLPVAQVLLTADDFRDRTRYLNARTTLDACLTRGVMPVINENDAVALEQLKVGDNDTLSAFVANLVEADLLVILTDAPGLYTADPRRDPGATLIPVVERVTPEVWARAGGAGSHRGTGGMHTKIQAAEIATRAGTPVVIAPGDARDVLTRLLDGESIGTRFLAAGSRLEARKRWILAEIAAGSVTLDAGAARAVSERGASLLPAGITGVQGRFGRGHTIRLLGPDGQELARGLSRYASADLLKLIGQHSSATEALLGYTYGPEAVHRDDLVRL, translated from the coding sequence ATGCGCGTCGTTCTGAAACTCGGCACCAGCGTTCTCACGGCAGGCACGGACCGCCTGCACCGCCCCCGCCTGGTGGACCTGATCCGCACCCTGGCCGCCGCGCGCGAGGCCGGGCATGAGGTCGTCCTGGTCACCAGCGGCGCCGTCCTGGCCGGCTGGGAGGCGCTGGGCTTCCCGCCCCGCGACCGGACCCTGGCGGAAAAGCAGCTGCTGGCCGCGGTGGGACAGGGGCGGCTGATGCACACGTACGCGCAGCTGGCTGACCTGTACGGCCTGCCGGTCGCGCAGGTGCTGCTCACCGCGGACGATTTCCGGGACCGGACGCGGTACCTGAACGCCCGCACCACCCTGGACGCCTGCCTGACGCGCGGCGTGATGCCCGTCATCAACGAGAACGACGCCGTGGCACTGGAACAGCTGAAGGTGGGGGACAACGACACGCTGTCCGCGTTCGTCGCGAACCTCGTGGAGGCCGACCTGCTGGTCATCCTGACCGACGCGCCCGGCCTGTACACCGCCGACCCGCGCCGCGACCCCGGCGCCACGCTGATTCCCGTCGTGGAGCGCGTGACGCCTGAAGTCTGGGCGCGCGCCGGGGGGGCCGGGTCGCACCGCGGGACCGGCGGCATGCACACCAAGATTCAGGCCGCGGAGATCGCCACCCGCGCGGGCACCCCGGTCGTGATCGCGCCCGGCGACGCCCGGGACGTCCTGACCCGCCTGCTGGACGGCGAGAGCATCGGCACGCGCTTCCTGGCCGCCGGGTCCCGCCTCGAAGCGCGCAAACGCTGGATTCTCGCGGAGATCGCCGCCGGGAGCGTCACCCTGGACGCCGGGGCTGCCCGCGCCGTCTCCGAGCGCGGCGCGAGCCTGCTGCCGGCGGGCATCACGGGCGTGCAGGGCCGCTTCGGGCGGGGGCACACCATCCGCCTGCTGGGCCCGGACGGACAGGAACTCGCGCGCGGCCTGAGCCGCTACGCCTCGGCGGACCTGCTCAAGCTGATCGGGCAGCACTCCAGCGCCACCGAGGCGCTGCTGGGCTACACGTACGGGCCGGAAGCCGTGCACCGCGACGACCTCGTGCGGCTGTGA
- a CDS encoding sensor histidine kinase — translation MSTGSPLTAPRSLRGLRVRTTLRAQFTTVIFLLAFLPNIVMTLMAQPALPSVQIFAWMVLVGATCGLVGFVLSGALLTSVSRLRAEVMSGQFGEAHRDDPTEIVSLRAAFTDLLGRLSTEQARRNAFMATLVHDLKTPLIATGHLTKIITTLPVPEDERRMMGEQIQAETARLLGLVQQMADAHRFEQEHVQVRVAPTDLRTLLDEVAGRVDAQAQERGVQISVHGRGMAAADAPILERAVLNLVVNALRYARSQVTLAVTPSGLTVTDDGPGLPAPLDDLAQPFNAQPTTIAGKQYTAGTAGLGLFIVRRIAQAHGGDLQYDRVPTPPPEPPDPPDLHPSILTRFTLSLPEVQP, via the coding sequence ATGAGCACCGGGTCACCTCTGACCGCGCCCCGCTCCCTCCGGGGCCTGCGGGTGCGGACGACCCTGCGCGCGCAGTTCACCACCGTGATCTTCCTGCTGGCGTTCCTGCCGAACATCGTCATGACCCTGATGGCTCAGCCGGCCCTGCCCAGCGTGCAGATCTTCGCGTGGATGGTGCTGGTCGGCGCGACGTGCGGACTGGTGGGCTTCGTGCTCAGCGGGGCGCTGCTCACGTCCGTCAGTCGCCTGCGGGCCGAGGTGATGAGCGGGCAGTTCGGTGAGGCCCACCGGGACGACCCCACCGAGATTGTGTCGCTGCGCGCGGCCTTCACGGACCTGCTGGGCCGCCTGAGCACCGAGCAGGCGCGCCGCAACGCGTTCATGGCGACGCTGGTGCATGACCTGAAAACCCCCCTGATTGCCACGGGGCACCTCACGAAGATCATCACGACCCTGCCCGTCCCGGAGGACGAGCGCCGCATGATGGGCGAGCAGATCCAGGCGGAAACGGCGCGGCTGCTGGGGCTGGTGCAGCAGATGGCTGACGCGCACCGCTTCGAGCAGGAGCACGTGCAGGTCCGCGTCGCCCCGACCGACCTGCGCACCCTGCTGGACGAGGTGGCAGGCCGCGTGGACGCCCAGGCGCAGGAACGCGGCGTGCAGATCAGCGTCCACGGGCGTGGCATGGCCGCCGCCGACGCGCCAATCCTGGAGCGCGCCGTGCTGAATCTGGTGGTGAACGCGCTGCGGTACGCCCGCTCCCAGGTGACCCTGGCGGTCACGCCGTCCGGCCTGACCGTCACCGACGACGGCCCGGGCCTGCCCGCCCCACTCGATGACCTGGCCCAGCCGTTCAACGCGCAGCCCACCACCATCGCCGGGAAGCAGTACACGGCCGGCACGGCGGGGCTGGGGCTGTTCATCGTGCGCCGAATTGCGCAGGCGCACGGCGGGGACCTGCAATACGACCGCGTGCCCACCCCGCCTCCTGAGCCCCCTGACCCGCCTGACCTGCACCCATCCATCCTGACGCGCTTTACTCTGTCCCTCCCGGAGGTTCAACCATGA
- a CDS encoding TetR/AcrR family transcriptional regulator, with protein MPSETNRPARARSAEEKNQRRDDILRAAERLWTTTTYAELSMNQVAREAKLAKGTLYLYFDTKEELFLALLTEHLQAWITRTSDLLIERQPRTPQQITEVLLDSADALTPLRRLLVLLGTVLERNVRPELGLEFRRELDSQLHRLVAHMPFSAPITLRLLRHLYALAIGWQQFRESLPGLDPKTGQPREEMPGEYRAEFELALRGIIEQLAAQDARAAAV; from the coding sequence ATGCCTTCCGAGACCAACCGACCCGCCCGCGCCCGCAGCGCCGAAGAGAAGAACCAGCGCCGCGACGACATCCTGCGCGCCGCCGAGCGCCTGTGGACCACCACCACCTACGCGGAACTCAGCATGAACCAGGTCGCGCGCGAGGCCAAACTCGCCAAAGGCACCCTGTACCTGTACTTCGACACCAAGGAGGAACTGTTCCTGGCCCTCCTCACTGAACACCTCCAGGCGTGGATCACCCGCACGAGCGACCTGCTGATCGAGCGCCAGCCCCGCACGCCCCAGCAGATCACCGAGGTCCTCCTGGACTCCGCCGACGCCCTGACCCCCCTGCGGCGCCTGCTGGTGCTGCTGGGCACCGTCCTGGAACGCAATGTCCGCCCCGAACTGGGCCTGGAATTCCGCCGGGAACTCGACAGTCAGCTGCACCGCCTCGTGGCGCACATGCCGTTCAGCGCGCCCATCACGCTGCGCCTGCTGCGTCACCTGTACGCGCTGGCCATCGGGTGGCAGCAGTTCCGCGAGTCCCTGCCCGGCCTGGACCCCAAGACCGGCCAGCCCCGCGAGGAAATGCCCGGCGAGTACCGCGCCGAATTCGAACTGGCGCTGCGCGGCATCATTGAGCAGCTTGCCGCGCAGGACGCCCGCGCCGCCGCCGTCTGA
- a CDS encoding M28 family metallopeptidase, with product MSPRALPTRPAVPAWKLILPALGVAALAWWGYGWATRPVNPPVQPAARQGTVAGDWATLKAFGPRTPGTPGHDRTLDWAQAQLTALGYHVTRDAFPVNVWADGGATVTGPDGLNLTGRTLYGSQGSDQQGDLVRVPGDASDAQLEGLDLQMKLVVTSCPTRPWGPFTAALIDQGAFGVAIIDDCARPTALSRAPGTPLPLLVLTREAGAALSRQVGQTVTFTTRTHEEATQAANLVARRVDGQPQVIYGAHLDSVPGAPGANDNASGVLAVLALARRAAGTPDAERAWFALFDAEELGLNGSRQFVRQYAYPMEQTRAMINLDMVGVNAQPLGVAATEDLLPLIRAARPGLREFRDDAQSTRETFGRSLGTTGLSDHASFKAVRIPAAFLHRGVDRHYHTAQDTTLNTGLVQDAAHTAWIIGQAVSAAPFTPRAECGLTGRDCH from the coding sequence ATGTCCCCCCGCGCCCTGCCCACCCGGCCCGCCGTTCCCGCCTGGAAGCTCATCCTGCCGGCGCTTGGCGTGGCGGCGCTGGCCTGGTGGGGGTACGGCTGGGCCACCCGACCCGTCAATCCACCGGTGCAGCCCGCCGCGCGTCAGGGCACCGTCGCGGGAGACTGGGCGACCTTGAAGGCGTTCGGGCCGCGCACGCCCGGCACCCCCGGGCATGACCGCACCCTGGACTGGGCGCAGGCGCAGCTCACGGCGTTGGGCTACCACGTGACCCGGGACGCCTTCCCGGTGAACGTCTGGGCGGACGGCGGCGCCACCGTGACCGGCCCGGACGGTCTGAACCTGACGGGGCGCACGCTGTACGGCTCGCAGGGGTCCGACCAGCAGGGCGATCTGGTGCGCGTGCCCGGCGACGCCAGCGACGCGCAACTCGAAGGCCTGGACCTCCAGATGAAACTGGTGGTGACCTCCTGCCCCACGCGGCCCTGGGGCCCGTTCACGGCCGCCCTGATCGACCAGGGCGCCTTCGGCGTGGCGATCATCGACGACTGCGCCCGTCCGACCGCCCTGTCCCGCGCGCCGGGCACGCCGCTGCCCCTGCTGGTCCTGACGCGCGAGGCGGGCGCCGCGCTCAGCCGGCAGGTCGGGCAGACCGTCACGTTCACCACCCGCACCCATGAGGAAGCAACGCAGGCGGCCAACCTCGTGGCCCGGCGCGTGGACGGCCAGCCCCAGGTTATCTACGGCGCGCACCTCGACAGTGTGCCCGGCGCGCCCGGCGCGAACGACAACGCCAGCGGCGTCCTGGCCGTCCTCGCCCTGGCCCGCCGCGCCGCGGGCACCCCGGACGCGGAACGCGCCTGGTTCGCGCTCTTCGACGCGGAGGAACTCGGCCTGAACGGCAGCCGCCAGTTCGTGCGGCAGTACGCCTACCCCATGGAGCAGACCCGCGCCATGATCAACCTCGACATGGTCGGCGTGAACGCCCAGCCGCTGGGCGTGGCCGCCACCGAGGACCTGCTGCCCCTGATCCGCGCTGCCCGGCCCGGCCTGCGCGAGTTCAGGGACGACGCCCAGTCCACCCGCGAGACCTTCGGCCGCAGCCTGGGCACCACGGGCCTGAGCGACCACGCGTCATTCAAGGCCGTCCGCATTCCCGCCGCGTTCCTGCACCGCGGTGTGGACCGCCACTACCACACCGCGCAGGACACCACCCTGAACACTGGCCTCGTGCAGGACGCAGCGCACACCGCCTGGATCATCGGGCAGGCGGTGTCCGCCGCGCCGTTCACACCCCGCGCCGAGTGCGGCCTGACCGGACGCGACTGTCACTGA
- a CDS encoding bifunctional 5,10-methylenetetrahydrofolate dehydrogenase/5,10-methenyltetrahydrofolate cyclohydrolase → MTDSSLPAARSLPGKPRADHVTRQVRADLSSWDFQPHLVSVLASGDPASRVYVDSKARQAKRLGVRFTVRDLGPQATQENLHATLHALSSDPDVHGIMLELPLAAPLDADAALLHLTARKDIEGLSPANLALIAAGRESEALLPPTPRSIRFLLREALGDDLRGARVAVVGPGRTVGRPLTFMLNNRGVTVTLCNEHTRDLPGVLAAQDAVVVAVGRASLLRAGHVLPHHVVIDAGINVPADGSGVVGDAEANLPVRAQTPVPGGVGPLTSALMYQNLVRAVKLQRGEPVE, encoded by the coding sequence ATGACTGACTCTTCTCTTCCCGCCGCGCGTTCCCTGCCCGGCAAACCCCGCGCGGACCACGTCACCCGGCAGGTCCGCGCCGACCTGAGCAGCTGGGACTTCCAGCCTCACCTCGTGAGCGTCCTGGCCTCCGGTGACCCGGCCAGCCGCGTGTACGTGGACAGCAAGGCCCGGCAGGCCAAGCGGCTGGGCGTGCGCTTCACGGTGCGCGACCTGGGCCCTCAGGCCACGCAGGAGAACCTGCACGCCACGCTGCACGCCCTGTCCAGCGACCCGGACGTGCACGGCATCATGCTGGAATTGCCGCTGGCCGCGCCCCTGGATGCGGACGCGGCGCTGCTGCACCTGACGGCCCGCAAGGACATCGAGGGCCTGAGCCCCGCGAACCTCGCCCTGATTGCCGCTGGGCGTGAAAGCGAGGCGCTGCTGCCCCCCACGCCCCGCTCCATCCGGTTTCTGCTGCGCGAGGCGCTGGGCGACGACCTGCGCGGCGCGCGGGTGGCCGTGGTGGGGCCGGGCCGCACGGTGGGCCGCCCCCTGACCTTCATGCTGAACAACCGCGGCGTGACGGTCACGCTGTGCAACGAGCACACCCGGGACTTGCCAGGTGTGCTGGCCGCGCAGGACGCCGTGGTGGTCGCGGTGGGCCGCGCGAGCCTGCTGCGCGCCGGGCACGTGCTGCCACATCACGTGGTGATCGACGCGGGCATCAACGTCCCCGCTGACGGGAGCGGCGTGGTGGGCGACGCCGAGGCGAACCTGCCCGTGCGCGCCCAGACGCCCGTGCCCGGCGGGGTGGGCCCGCTGACGAGCGCGCTGATGTACCAGAACCTCGTGCGGGCCGTGAAGTTGCAGCGCGGCGAACCGGTCGAGTAA
- the lepA gene encoding translation elongation factor 4, with the protein MLTMRRARLRVVNVRNFSIIAHVDHGKSTLADRILERLGAMSERDKRDQTLDTLELERERGITIKSTPVRLTYKRENGEEYTFNLIDTPGHVDFNYEVSRSLAACEGVLLLVDASQGVEAQTIVNAYLAIDSNLEIVPVINKIDLPAADPEGAAQELEEVIGIPASDAVFASGKAGIGIPEILEAIVERIPAPSGDPEAPLKALIFDSFFDAYQGVILFVRVLEGTLNPKDQIRLMNAGKNFEVDKVGTFSPGLVVGDSLPAGAVGWVAAGIKDIQDAQVGDTLTGRERQTAEPFPGFKPAQPVVFSGLYPTDTEDYRKLRDALEKLKLNDAAFSFEPETSEALGFGFRCGFLGLLHAEIIQERLEREYDLDLIATAPAVVYRVTLTNGEVFETQNPAEFPTRDRITTVEEPYIKLSIMLPEDYVGPVMQLLQERRGSMITMNYVGKRVELLYEVPFAEILYDFHDRLKSISRGYASMDYEQLGYREGDLRKVDIMVNNEVIDALAVIVHETKTYGLGRKIVDKMADVIPRQMFPVPVQAVIGGKIIARATVKAFRKDVLAKCYGGDISRKKKLLEKQKKGRARMKQFGTVEVPQEAFLAVLSTEE; encoded by the coding sequence ATGCTTACCATGCGCCGCGCTAGACTGCGGGTTGTGAACGTCAGGAACTTCTCGATCATCGCCCATGTGGACCACGGGAAATCCACCCTCGCGGACCGCATTCTGGAGCGGCTGGGCGCCATGTCCGAACGGGACAAGCGCGACCAGACGCTCGACACGCTGGAACTGGAACGCGAGCGTGGCATCACCATTAAGTCCACCCCGGTCCGCCTCACGTACAAGCGTGAGAACGGGGAGGAGTACACCTTCAACCTGATCGACACGCCCGGCCACGTGGACTTCAACTACGAGGTCTCCCGGTCGCTGGCGGCGTGCGAGGGCGTGCTGCTGCTCGTGGACGCCTCGCAGGGCGTCGAGGCGCAGACGATCGTGAACGCGTACCTCGCCATTGACAGCAACCTGGAGATCGTGCCGGTCATCAACAAGATCGACCTGCCTGCCGCTGACCCCGAAGGGGCCGCGCAGGAGCTCGAGGAAGTGATTGGGATTCCCGCGTCGGACGCCGTGTTCGCGTCCGGCAAGGCCGGGATCGGCATTCCCGAGATCCTGGAGGCCATCGTGGAGCGCATCCCCGCGCCCAGCGGTGATCCCGAGGCGCCGCTGAAGGCGCTGATCTTCGACTCGTTCTTCGACGCGTACCAGGGCGTGATCCTGTTCGTGCGGGTGCTGGAAGGCACCCTGAACCCCAAGGATCAGATCCGTCTGATGAACGCCGGGAAGAACTTCGAGGTGGACAAGGTCGGCACGTTCAGCCCCGGGCTGGTCGTGGGCGATTCGCTCCCGGCCGGTGCAGTCGGCTGGGTGGCGGCGGGCATCAAGGACATTCAGGACGCGCAGGTGGGCGACACCCTGACCGGCCGTGAGCGGCAGACGGCCGAACCGTTCCCCGGCTTCAAGCCCGCGCAGCCCGTGGTGTTCTCGGGCCTGTACCCCACCGACACCGAGGACTACCGCAAGCTGCGCGACGCGCTGGAGAAGCTGAAGCTGAACGACGCGGCGTTCTCCTTCGAGCCGGAAACGTCCGAGGCGCTTGGCTTCGGGTTCCGCTGCGGCTTCCTGGGCCTGCTGCACGCCGAGATCATCCAGGAGCGCCTGGAGCGCGAGTACGACCTGGACCTGATCGCCACGGCGCCCGCCGTGGTGTACCGCGTGACCCTCACGAACGGTGAGGTGTTCGAGACGCAGAACCCGGCCGAGTTCCCCACCCGGGACCGCATCACGACCGTCGAGGAACCGTACATCAAGCTGAGCATCATGCTGCCCGAGGACTACGTGGGGCCGGTCATGCAGCTGCTTCAGGAGCGCCGCGGTTCTATGATCACCATGAACTACGTCGGCAAGCGCGTGGAGCTGCTGTACGAGGTGCCGTTCGCGGAGATCCTGTACGACTTCCACGACCGCCTCAAGAGCATCAGCCGCGGGTACGCCAGCATGGACTACGAGCAGCTCGGGTACCGCGAGGGCGACCTGCGCAAGGTCGACATCATGGTGAACAACGAGGTCATCGACGCGCTGGCCGTGATCGTGCACGAGACCAAGACGTACGGACTGGGCCGCAAGATCGTGGACAAGATGGCCGACGTGATCCCCCGCCAGATGTTCCCCGTGCCGGTACAGGCCGTGATTGGCGGGAAGATCATCGCGCGCGCCACCGTGAAGGCCTTCCGCAAGGACGTGCTCGCCAAGTGCTACGGCGGGGATATCAGCCGTAAGAAGAAGCTGCTGGAAAAGCAGAAGAAGGGCCGCGCCCGCATGAAGCAGTTCGGCACGGTCGAGGTGCCGCAGGAAGCGTTCCTGGCGGTGCTCAGCACCGAGGAGTAA
- a CDS encoding DMT family transporter has translation MSTRPALPAPLLILIAAVLWGLLGILGKQAQAAGLNPLEVAFWRAALGGALYAVHAALIRARLPRGRDLLITAAFGVAGVSIFYGSYQLAVRAGGASLASVLLYTAPAFVAVMGWAFLRERLGGRELLAVAGTLGGIALISLGGGQGVTVTPAALAWGLTAGFTYSLYYLYGKAFFTRFEPPALLAVALPVGALVLLPFVPFTAKTPGAWGSLSAIAVFSTYLAYLAYSWGLKRLPATRASVIASLEPVVAATLAALLFGERLSALALLGAVLVIGAALLLSVGPSDTERHPAAE, from the coding sequence GTGAGCACGCGGCCCGCCCTGCCCGCCCCGCTGCTGATCCTGATCGCGGCCGTCCTGTGGGGCCTGCTGGGCATTCTGGGCAAGCAGGCGCAGGCCGCCGGGCTGAACCCGCTGGAGGTCGCGTTCTGGCGCGCCGCGCTGGGCGGGGCCCTGTACGCCGTGCACGCCGCCCTGATCCGCGCCCGGCTCCCGCGCGGCCGGGACCTGCTGATCACGGCCGCGTTCGGCGTGGCGGGCGTCAGCATCTTCTACGGCTCCTACCAGCTGGCCGTGCGGGCCGGGGGGGCCAGCCTGGCCAGCGTGCTGCTGTACACCGCGCCCGCCTTCGTCGCCGTGATGGGCTGGGCGTTCCTGCGCGAGCGCCTGGGGGGGCGCGAACTGCTGGCCGTGGCCGGCACGCTGGGCGGCATTGCCCTGATCAGCCTGGGTGGTGGGCAGGGCGTGACCGTCACGCCCGCCGCGCTCGCCTGGGGCCTGACGGCCGGATTCACGTACAGCCTGTACTATCTGTACGGCAAGGCGTTTTTCACCCGCTTCGAGCCGCCCGCGCTGCTTGCCGTGGCCCTCCCGGTGGGGGCGCTCGTGCTGCTGCCGTTCGTGCCGTTCACCGCCAAGACGCCGGGCGCGTGGGGCAGCCTGAGTGCCATCGCGGTGTTCAGCACGTACCTCGCGTACCTCGCGTACTCCTGGGGTCTCAAGCGCCTGCCCGCCACGCGCGCCAGTGTCATCGCCAGCCTGGAACCCGTCGTGGCCGCCACACTGGCCGCCCTGTTGTTCGGCGAGCGGCTCTCCGCGCTGGCCCTGCTGGGCGCTGTCCTGGTAATCGGCGCGGCCCTGCTCCTGAGCGTGGGGCCCAGCGACACCGAACGCCACCCCGCCGCCGAGTGA